DNA from Arvicola amphibius chromosome 13, mArvAmp1.2, whole genome shotgun sequence:
TTGTCCCACGTCAAATTATCCATTAAGATAATCCCTAATAGGTGTGTTCAGCTGCTTGCATTTCGCTGATCCCAGCTGCAGTAGAGTTAACAGCCAAGATAAAGAATCACAGTTTAACTGATACAGTTTCTAAAATATAATTCtactatattttaagaaaatgcattatattttcatcttaaaaacgtttaaacatttattgaaactcaactatttattgtttaaaatacacAATTTCCTATGACTTTTAGTGCTCTTTAACATGACagcaatttaagttttaatttcttactacatgtatgtttatgaaTCACTCTTTAAGATCCTTTGTATTTTATCACTCATGTCTATTGTGAATATAtctatatttcattatttgtttattagagctttataaatatgttattttgaaagcaaattatttctatttgtatAGTTCACATTCAAAGTCATAtattcaagagaaaaataaatgggaataaatttttataataataaatattaagtttATCATTGTGTGCTGCCATTGTTGAATTGTACTTTATACTGTTTAGAACTTGCACCAATCCTGAAAATATATTACAGTTTTTTCATAAGTATATCTATCTTGTTTGGAAAAATTcaaatgtaattatatcatttacTCTGAATACTCCTTTTTATTGTACCTTTGCTTCAGTGATCATTTCAGACATTGAATTTTTAGCACTGTAAATTACTGTGTTTCTCTAGTCTTAGATCTGTATTTTCCCAATGTCACTCTTTTACAGTTGGTTGAGTTTTGATTAAAACATGATTGTTTTAAATTAGAATGAAgtattttgacaaaataaaagtaaaagtaagtttaaaaatgatttgttatTAAGCATGTTGGTGAAATTTTTGCAGAAAAAGTCTTAGAAAATTAGCTGAATCTTTAGGAACAAGATAGCATGAAATACAACCAAGATTATATTCACCTACGTATACAGCATGTCTTATTGTTGGTCAATTcttatgcattttaatattttttcctgagtgtatgtgtatgtgagtactcATAAAAAGATATAATAGACACAGTGATTGGGGAACTTATTTGCAACTTATTTTgatacttaaaaatgaaatttacatcATAATATTTGAGATGTGTAAAGTTTAtataaaacacaatgaaaagactattgatatatgaagaaaatttagaaagctTAAAATTCTTGAAGAACCATTTTTAAGAGAGGATAGTTTTAGATTTCTAATACAGATGATAGAATTAGACAATAAATTTACCTGTTTTTAAATAGTGAGCCTCTTTGTATTGGCAGACACTACCCTAAGCAATTCTGGTCACTTATTGGCAGAAAGTTAGAGGCTGCAAAATTATTTCTTCTCCTGAGTCTGCTAATACCAACCAATCTCTGAATTTCATATGTATCTATTACCTGATTACAATAACCAGAAAAATCACAACCTTATTCTCATATAAATTATTTCAGGAAACAAAATTGCTCTTGCTTAAGGATTACAACATCTCTCTAGAGGCATATTTCTTCCCCAATGACAGGAACTTTCTGGGAGGAACATATAAATCTTTGTACTATGCTGCCTAAGGCTGTTGTAGTTGTGTGGTTGATAGAAAGCAGAGCAGAACCATATTAAAACTGTATTACAGATACTTTCAATATGAAGACTCATTGGAGAAGATGAGATGATACATACAAACTAAGAAATACTAAATTTTATGAATgtaaagacaaataaaagaaattattaaaactgTAAGTACTAACAATGGATTATGGTCATATTGTTTACAGGTATTATAAAttttctaaatggaaaaaaatactcAACTGAGAGGTGACAAAAAAAGTTGTTGTCTCAGTCTGGTTAGAAATCCATCCAGCAGAGTGAAGTTCTCTTTCTCCACGTTTTTGTCTTGATTCCACCTGTGCTGGTTTTGGGTAATCATTGAAGAACTTGGGTTGGAATCTGAGAAACACAGGGCACTCTGTTATAAACATTATCTGCTCATGCAGAACCTTCTTTATGCTTTCTATTTAGAAAGTATTTGaccattaaataaacaaacatttattgactaTTAAAATTTGCCTTTAATGAAGAGCAGAGTTATGAATAAAGTTACAAATAAAGCAAGTTTTGCTTCAAATCTTAAACAGTAAGTCAAATATTATGagttaaaataaagacaaaaacaactgCACATACCAAATATTTTAGAGATTGATTGACACAGTTTTTAAGTAATGttgaaataataaagattttatGTAACTAATTTGGTCTTTCACCAGAAATGGTTTTTCCTATGAGATATTTAGAAATCTGAAAATACTTTCTGAGGACAGCAGCAGTAGAAGATTTGTTAAAGAAGTTTACAAGTTTTCTGTGTAGAAGGACATAATACATTTTGACACAATACAATTCTTTTTGTATTtagaaattctagaaatgaaaatattttgaagagcATTCTGTTCTTTGTTCAATCCCATAGTTTGTAAGTGACTGACTTTTCTAATCTTTAGTAGTGGGAAACTATCTTAGTTATTCGGGAAAATGAGGAATCCTTAAAATTCGAAGCTTTAGGAGACTGGGAcagcattttcttcttatttcctatatttttaaatatgaagacaAAAAGCTATCCACTAGTAGATACCAATAATTAGGGTTCTTAAAATAAGTGAGActttttaacaaaatgttttcaatCAAATAGGATTTCATcattctccccctcttctctctccagccaCTCCCATCAACTTTTATTAAATCCATCCCATGCCCCCCAACACTTTCAAGTTGGCAGCCTCTTTCTGATTATTGtgattcaccacacacacacacacacacacacacacacacacacacacacagagagagagagagagagagacagagacagagacagagacagagagacagagagagagagagagagagagaaatacacacaaatgcactttTGTACATTTGAaaaagtgtatatatatgcaatcttttgagttgttttcagttttgtttaaaTATGGTTGCACGACTAAGTGCTCTGTATTGGTTTAGTTTAGCAAAATTTGATGCTAAGTGATTAACCTGTGTGAGCACACCACAgtattttctccttcttccttctgctcttcttaTTCAGTCCTTCACCATCTTACCTCtcaattctttgtatttcctcatcacaaaataaatgccatttattttacacaccaaaaTGAAGTTACATTAGTTTTTCACATTTTGGTGATGTTACTATTTCCTTGATTTTAGAAGTAAAGGTTAGAAGTTTTGGTTTCTGCTTTCAAATCCCTTCAGTCTCTAATGCATactacagtatttatttatttgtaattattgtTCCCAAACTTCTTAAAGTCTTTTGGATTAATTATTATACTTACAAATAGGCTCACCAAAAATAAAGCAGAACCTTAAGATAAAATtgatggacaggctctgtgggagccttctcagcttggttgatcaccttcctggatgtgggggaagttgggaggaccttggtcttaacatagagtagggaacccgatggctccttggcctgaagagggagggagggggcttatgggtggagggaaggggagggaagggggaggaagaggggaggagatggaaatttttaaatataaaaaaataaaccaaaaatttgATAAATTGTATCTTTcctaattatatttatttctcacaTTATACTTTATTTccatatatgtataattaaattaCATTGACACATTTGAATGGTCACCATAATTTTCATTATGGATTTGATATGTTGCAATGGCAATGATGtgaatattttcttgatttctcatTTAGGTGACCTTACATTGGATACATGGCTCAGAGTAATGAATCTACGGTATCTGAGTTTGTGCTTCTGGGCCTTTCTAAATCTTGGGGCCTTCAACTTTTACTTTTTACCATCTTTTCTGTCATCTATGTGACATCAGTATTGGGCAATGTCATGATTATTGTCATAATTTTATCTGACTCACATTTGAACTCTCCTATGTACTTCTTACTAGGTAACCTTTCATTCATTGACATCTGCCAATCTAACTTTGCCACTCCCAAGATGCTTGTCGACTTTTTTGTTGAGCACAAAACTATTTCCTTTGAAGGCTGCATGGCacagatttttcttcttcatagcTCTGTTGGGAGTGAAATGATGTTGCTCGTAGCTATGGGATATGACAGGTTTGTAGCAATATGTAAGCCACTGCACTACAATCTAATTATGAATCGGAGGGTGTGTACAATTTTTGTGTCTATTTCCTGGTCAGTAGGTATACTTCATTCTGTTAGCCACTTGGCATTTACAGTGAACCTGCCATTCTGTGGTCCCAATAAGGTAGATAGCTTTTTTTGTGATCTTCCCCTGGTGATAAAACTTGCTTGCATGGATACCTACAGAATGGAAATCTTGACCTTGGCTAACAGTGGCCTGATATCCCTGAGCTGTTTCCTGGCTTTAATCATCTCCTACATCGTCATTTTTGTCACAGTCCGGCACCAGGCCTCTAGTGGGTCGTCCAAAGCACTTTCTACACTGACTGCCCACATCACAGTAGTGATTCTGTTCTTTGGGCCTTGTATTTATTTCTACATATGGCCTTTTAGCAGACTGTCTGTGGATAAGTTCCTTTCTGTCCTATATATCATTTGCACTCCTTTACTGAATCCTGTCATATATTCTCTGAGGAATGAAGATGTTAAATCAGCCTTGAGGAAATTGAGAAACTGCCATGTAAATCCTGGGAAAAACTAAGGCTCTCTATGAAAGAGCCTCATGTTGACTTAAAATGAAAAGCCTCCAGGGGATTTTAGAATTATGTAGATTACCTTTGTTTGTGATATAAATGGTTAATTTGTAGAAATGACCTTTTGCTCTAAATGCAAAGTAATTGCATAAAACCAGTTGCTGAGTAAAATTAAGcattaaataaaatgagaattatgAACAGTGAGAATTTTACCTCAATTTTTCTGATGGTTCATAATTCTAAAAGCCCATTTTCTAAAAAATTCACAGTGACACTTAAATGTATGTTTTATACACTTCTGAAATTAGGGCCATGTATTCATCTGGGCTCTCTAgagaaacaaacagataaaaagaatatacatggAATTTATTATAGTAGTTGACAGGTTATGATATGTTTATTTCAACAATGACCATCTAACAATAGGAAGTCTAGGAATCTAATTGTTGATTTCATgatgctggatgtctcagctggtcttgaATACACTACAATACAGAAGAAGCAGGTTTTAattccagtgaaggaatggactttcCAGGAGAGTAAGGTGAGCAGCAAGTAACTCCTCCTTTCTGTGTTGTTTATATGGCTGACACCAGAAGATGTGGAACAGATtgaaggtggatcttcccacttcagggATTCAGGTTTAGGGTTGAGCTTCCCACCGCAAATGATTTAAATAGGAAAAATACCTCACAGGTGTACCAGTTACTTTATATACTTGAGGTTTTATTTAACTCTACATGtattcaagttgacaatcaagactaGCCATCATAAATCCACTCCTTGTCATCTTTGTATACAATCATATCTCCTATTTCATACTTAATTTCCAAGTGAAAACAATAAGCATATTATAATTTTGTCTAATATTATATATCTATCCTGTATAAATTCACAAACATGTTCTGTGTTTATTTAGGCCATAATTACATCAAAATGATATAACTTCCCTATGAACCACTGTAAAtgcattacatattttaaaataggtgGCAATGTCTTTTGAAGGACATTTTAgcatctttaaattatatttaattttattaaattataatttaataattatatttattgatattcTCCCAACTGATGTTACATTATATTATAAAGAAATTGAGGGAAGAAATAATACATATCAGCACACATTCTTAACAGAATATGACAGACAGAATATGACAGACAGAAACATGGAAATTATAATTCTCATTTCTAAAACGAGTCATGAGATTTGGATGGTATTTGCAACTACATACCTACATCACCCGTTTTGTATTTCTTCCACCTTCAGCAAGCACCTTGGGAGgtcttgtggttttgtttttgtgtgaagTGGTGAGACAATCCTTTATTCCTGAAGGGTTTGGGTTCTTTGTCATCCTGCTTGGATTAGATTGTTGTAGTATTCCATTGACTTTAATTACGGAATATGGTAACACTAAGTGATGCTCTAAAGATCTTCTGCACTACAGATATAATTCTTCTTACTTCCGTTGCAGAGATGTCACCCAATTTATTCTTGGTAATCTGTATCCATTGCCCATTTTAACACTgttattctttctttagtttgttgGATGAAGAACAGCAGAAGCCcaaagaatttcataaaaaacattacgtcaatagcaaaggcttgaagaaagagttttctattacatggaagCAAGCTAAGGAGagtgtaaagaaatgccctacttgctctttctataaccaaacaccactgcctgcagggactaatccaaagggtactcaaaggaataaatctggcagatggatgtgttccaatttgcagaatttggcaaactaaaatatgtacaccacaccatgacacttatttaggttttgaatgggcaactgctttagctcagaaaaagctgattcagtaatcactcatttattagaagttatggccatcatgggtatacctatacaaataaagatggataatggtccagcttatgtctctaggaaaatgaaacggttttttgcttattacaatattaagcatgttacaggtataccatacaatcctacaggtcaagcagtcatagaaagatcaaatcaaagtataaaggatatgttaaacaaacagaaaggtgtAGAAAATACGcccagaaataggttacataatgcttttataaccttgaattttctcaactctaatgagaaggggacaacggcttacagaaagacattggataatggaaaagtctgctgaattaaatcagtcagtttatttcaaggatgtgctgacctcacaatggaagccagaagatgtgctgcattgggaaaggggttttgctcttgtctccacaggagaggaaaaattgtggatcagaattaataaaggtttggtttgaagaggagaagccccctggaaaagataaataacaatTTATTCACAAGAATAATAATCATAccaatggtaagaaaaacatataggttgggggcaggttCTCTTCTTAcatccacaggaaaacactcatcttcaaagaattcaagggaccctggagttacaacccaatatgaatcagaggggtgcgttcactcatggagacggtgggacagaactaatgggagatcaccaactccagttggaatgggactgatggaacatgcgaccaaacccgtctctctaaatgtggccaacagcgggggctgactgagaagcaaaggacaatggctctgggctctgattgttctgcatggacgggctctgtgggagccttctcagcttggtcgatcaccttcctggacctggggggagttgggaggaccttggtcttagcatagagtggggaaccctgatggctccttggccttgagagggagggaggggaggtatggttggaggggaggggagggaagggggagaaggaggggagggaagggggaggaggaggggagggaggggggaggaggagggaaggagatggaaatttttaaatataaaaaaaaataaaccatgaggaaaaaaaaaagaaaaccgaaTATGTTCAGTaagtaaatatgtattaatttgcatttatttataaatatgtagagctggttttggggTTGAACTCttgctcagtccctcttcaattcaaAGCCTGTtcataagagatatctcagagtttctgtctcatgtcaggagccatgatatgggacagagtaataataataataataataataataataggaataataataattgataaaatttctttgccttccctcatatctatttctgtttttattgtacctttcattgaatatatatctctgtacatgtctttgtagataatgtttagcTTTCTTGTAAccaacaataaattttcctgcagtaacctttgaagtttccaggatgaagatagGGCCCCACAACACCAACTTCACCTGGTTAATATGACATTATGATGTTGATATCACTAATATTAGACCTATTGTTTGgaaccagctgcacaagacagttccaaatggtgcacatttttgacaacactctggtcggacctcctcaaaacactcagagactatttgcaattttctgAGAGCAAATATTAATCtcggaattttaccatcatttactTTCACACTCCCTAAGatgaacgtcgcccccatgacagctggaagcaatcttagaggatgacgtCCCCTCACCCAACAGAATTTGACCTCAggcttagggacatcatttaggggttggtatagggttgaggtgATGGGGAAGTATTTTATAGGctcaaggatatatatatatatatatatatatatatatatatatatatatggattaatTGGTGTTGGGACAATAATATATTGGTATTTGTgggttattgtttttagaaaattgtattggtGTTCAttattatatattgatacaaagttaaagtacattgaatattgtatgtgagtatgcttctacctctgtttaaaacatttgttatgtattgatacacacacatatatatacatattgtattgatatatatatacacacacacacacacacacatacatatttaccATAattcaatgtacatttctacctctgaaattatttatgtaatgatatacattgtttacacttggaggtcattgtcctcatttattgcgcagttgtttattctcttagtcttcaagttagataggtatcaataattataaatcaatagtcatatatgtttgtcatatttatatttacgctaatcaggttctttaaatacatagaaactatatttagtatagatagtataatcttcaacctctttgaagacctgtagaaaatggccttttatCTAACCTAGAGTTCCATGCTAATGAGACACagtcactcctggcaacactagTCTACTCCCGGGAGAACGATGAGCATCaaagacacttcacttggagtttgtcttcttcttggcagaactggcccttgggcaaagaaaagcccatacctcgaccactgacagagatatGGAGTatccataaatgaataaaaacaggactgccatatcctgccaagacagggtaagatagttctataacgtttcttgcctttgaaaatggcatgtcagttatgttaggccttagccaaagctggttgcttcaacattgcaaatgagactttgggtgattgcccaggtagtcagttgtctctgtcatttgttgcacattttagaagtctctcatttgtacttcctggttgctcaagtaatattacttcccttctcagatctttgatggagttgaagattagataattgttaTTCTTCTCATGATTTCACTAAActtaatttcaatacattatttagactccttgaaatagaatgcttagtaaaacttttgttatatgcttcttgcttgatattgtttgttgtttgtaattttatatttggtatctgttcttACTCTAtttagttgtattgggtttggttcAATCatgtttagacaaaaaggggagatgataggGAAGTTCAGCCAAatacattctgtttagggtgtgtgcCCCTGAGGCcaagtaaaacagataaaagtTCCAGGTGCACTTTCTCGCCTTGGTCTCTTTTGTTCCCTGAGCTCCTGTatcactggaaccctggttttgtaagttccctttcttctgtttattaaagctgaatctattatattaaactggtctggttaattctaattaCCAATGGACCACCcccatcagaaatgaaaaattcctgtatagaaatggaggaaaagacaagcaaaaattgaaaaaaattaataaatctctcaaagaaacccaagaaaaccaagaaaaaaaaccaataaaacaggtgaagaaaaacagttcaagacttaaggactaaaataaaagcaataaacacaaactgagagaattctgattatggaaaatctaggtaaattaAAGGAAAcaacagaggcaagcataaccaacagagtacaagaggtggaagagagaatttcaagtgttgaagatactataaaggaaatagattcattggtcaaataaacattaaattcaaAAATCTTAAcgcaaaacattcaggaaatctgggacaccatgaaaagaccaaaccaaataataatagggctagaagaaggagaagaatttctcaaaggcacagaaaatccaaacaacaaaatcatagaagaaatcttttccaacctaaagaaggatattcctataaaggtacaagaagcttacaaaacacagaatagactggaccaaaaaaacaGAGTTCCTTCACcatgtaataattaaaatataaaatatacagaagaaagaagaatatgaagagatgcaaaggaaaataGTCATGTAAcctataaaggcagacctatctgAATCACACGTGACTTctcaaataaaacctttaaatagATGTGCTGCAGAGACTAAGAGACCACTAATGcaagcccagaatactatacccagcaaagtttatTATCacaatcaatggagaaaacaaaatattctatgacaaactagttttaaacaatatgtagcaaAAAAATACAGCCCTGCAGAAAGTCAAGAAGGAAACCTCCAACCAAagaaagctaactgcacccaTAAAAATGCAGGCAACAGATAATGTCACACCagcaaaatccaaagaagggCAACACAAAaatactaccaccaaaaaaaataacaggaattaacaatcactggtcactaatattttttttaatatcaatggactcgaGTCATCTATCAAAAGACACagaagagaatggatatgaaagcaaaatccatccttctgctgtttacaagaaacacacctcaacctcaaagacagacattacctcagagtaaagggttgggaaaaaatttcccAATCAAGTGGACCTAAGTAATAAGCAGGTGTAGctaccctaatatctaacaaaatagactttaaactaacacaatcagaagagatggagaaggacactttatactcataacaggaacaatctaGCAAGATGAAATTTCAATCTTGAACATCTATTcaccaaatacaagagcacccacatttgtaaaaggaacattactaaagtttaatcATACATGAAATCCTAAA
Protein-coding regions in this window:
- the LOC119800274 gene encoding olfactory receptor 4K1-like, whose amino-acid sequence is MAQSNESTVSEFVLLGLSKSWGLQLLLFTIFSVIYVTSVLGNVMIIVIILSDSHLNSPMYFLLGNLSFIDICQSNFATPKMLVDFFVEHKTISFEGCMAQIFLLHSSVGSEMMLLVAMGYDRFVAICKPLHYNLIMNRRVCTIFVSISWSVGILHSVSHLAFTVNLPFCGPNKVDSFFCDLPLVIKLACMDTYRMEILTLANSGLISLSCFLALIISYIVIFVTVRHQASSGSSKALSTLTAHITVVILFFGPCIYFYIWPFSRLSVDKFLSVLYIICTPLLNPVIYSLRNEDVKSALRKLRNCHVNPGKN